Proteins found in one Geomonas subterranea genomic segment:
- a CDS encoding chemotaxis protein CheX, protein MGLDAAVLSEANTTEEEVRKTIADITKGVFSTMVMLDVVDEPPLEEPVLNFHETVTSMVGLAGSHSGILAIHCPKKLALLVTSNMLGMDVTEVDDDVNDAMGEIANMVGGDVKHIFSPKGADINLSIPTVIYGNDYALESISSAESLVMPFVCGEERFLLSFKIGK, encoded by the coding sequence ATGGGGCTTGATGCAGCGGTGCTCAGCGAGGCCAACACCACCGAGGAAGAGGTGAGAAAAACCATTGCCGACATCACCAAGGGGGTCTTTTCCACCATGGTGATGCTGGACGTGGTCGACGAGCCCCCCCTGGAGGAGCCGGTCTTGAACTTCCACGAAACGGTGACCAGCATGGTCGGTCTGGCCGGGAGCCACTCCGGCATCCTCGCCATCCATTGCCCCAAGAAACTGGCGCTCCTGGTCACCTCCAACATGCTGGGGATGGACGTCACCGAGGTCGACGATGATGTCAACGATGCCATGGGCGAGATCGCCAACATGGTGGGAGGGGACGTGAAGCACATCTTCTCCCCCAAGGGTGCCGACATCAACCTCTCCATTCCCACCGTCATCTACGGCAACGACTACGCCCTGGAGAGCATCTCCAGCGCGGAATCCCTGGTGATGCCCTTTGTTTGCGGCGAGGAGCGTTTCCTGCTCTCGTTCAAAATCGGCAAGTAG
- a CDS encoding pyridoxal phosphate-dependent aminotransferase, with the protein MPVADKIAGFIAKSSWIRKMFEEGEKLRKEFGADKVYDFTLGNPDVEPPAAFQDEFLKLAKQPVPGMHRYMNNAGYQETRNAVARMLSAASDLPVQGSQVVMTCGAGGALNVVLKTILNAGDEVILLTPFFVEYRFYIDNHGGVPVEVWTDRETFQLDIPAIAAAVTAKTRAIIICSPNNPTGVIYPAESLKALGDMIAAKEEDLGRQILVISDEPYARIAYDGKSVPNIFRYVQNSVIVTSHSKDLALPGERIGYLAASPRMKNVDQFMEGAVFSNRVLGFVNAPALMQRLVAGLQHVSVDIEAYRVKRDLLYDSLTAMGFSMVKPDGAFYLFPKSPLADDVEFVKMAQKHRILLVPGAGFGAPGFFRIAYCVDQGMIERSIPAWRELAKEAGLPG; encoded by the coding sequence ATGCCCGTCGCAGATAAGATCGCCGGATTTATTGCGAAATCGTCGTGGATCAGGAAGATGTTCGAGGAGGGGGAGAAGCTCAGGAAGGAGTTCGGCGCCGACAAGGTCTACGACTTCACCCTGGGGAACCCCGACGTCGAGCCTCCTGCCGCGTTCCAGGACGAGTTCCTGAAGCTCGCCAAGCAACCGGTCCCGGGGATGCACCGCTACATGAACAACGCCGGCTACCAGGAGACCAGGAACGCCGTGGCGCGCATGCTCTCCGCCGCCTCCGATCTCCCGGTGCAGGGAAGCCAGGTGGTGATGACCTGCGGCGCCGGCGGGGCCCTCAACGTGGTGCTGAAGACCATTCTCAATGCGGGCGACGAGGTGATCCTCCTGACCCCGTTCTTCGTGGAGTACCGTTTTTACATCGACAACCACGGCGGCGTCCCCGTCGAGGTCTGGACCGACCGCGAGACCTTCCAGCTCGACATTCCGGCCATCGCGGCGGCCGTCACCGCGAAGACCCGCGCCATCATCATCTGCTCCCCCAACAACCCGACCGGCGTCATCTACCCGGCCGAAAGCCTCAAGGCCCTGGGTGACATGATCGCCGCGAAGGAAGAGGACCTGGGGAGGCAGATCCTGGTCATCTCCGACGAGCCGTACGCCCGCATCGCCTACGACGGCAAGAGCGTCCCCAACATCTTCCGCTACGTCCAGAACTCGGTGATCGTGACCTCCCATTCCAAGGACCTGGCGCTTCCCGGCGAGCGCATCGGCTACCTGGCGGCGAGCCCCAGGATGAAGAACGTGGACCAGTTCATGGAGGGGGCGGTGTTCTCCAACCGCGTGCTCGGTTTCGTGAACGCGCCGGCCCTGATGCAGCGCCTGGTGGCCGGGCTGCAGCACGTCTCGGTCGATATCGAGGCCTACCGCGTCAAGCGCGACCTGCTCTACGATTCCCTCACCGCCATGGGCTTTTCCATGGTGAAGCCTGACGGCGCCTTCTACCTCTTCCCGAAATCGCCGCTTGCCGACGACGTGGAGTTCGTGAAGATGGCGCAGAAGCACCGCATCCTCCTGGTGCCGGGCGCCGGTTTCGGCGCCCCCGGCTTCTTCCGCATCGCCTACTGCGTCGACCAGGGGATGATCGAGAGGAGCATTCCGGCCTGGCGCGAGCTGGCCAAAGAGGCGGGGCTGCCCGGATAG
- a CDS encoding YchJ family protein — translation MMELCACGSGVAYAECCRPVIKGERRAETAEALMRARYAAYANVETEFILESTHPKHREGYDAEGTREWAEKSDWQGLEIVSTKDGGKDDTTGEVEFIARWKEQGQDRVHHERALFKKEKEKWLFTDGKPVTQQPIMRTSPKIGRNDPCSCGSGMKYKKCCGK, via the coding sequence CTGATGGAGCTGTGTGCCTGTGGCAGCGGCGTGGCTTACGCCGAATGCTGCCGCCCCGTCATCAAAGGGGAGCGCCGCGCTGAGACGGCCGAGGCGCTGATGCGCGCGCGTTACGCCGCGTACGCCAACGTCGAGACCGAGTTCATACTGGAGAGTACCCACCCCAAGCACCGCGAGGGGTACGACGCCGAGGGGACCCGCGAGTGGGCCGAGAAGTCCGACTGGCAGGGACTGGAGATCGTCTCCACCAAGGATGGCGGCAAGGATGACACCACCGGTGAGGTGGAGTTCATCGCCCGCTGGAAGGAGCAGGGGCAGGACCGTGTGCACCACGAGCGCGCCCTGTTCAAGAAGGAGAAGGAGAAGTGGCTGTTCACCGACGGCAAGCCGGTGACCCAGCAGCCGATCATGAGGACCTCTCCGAAGATCGGGCGCAACGATCCCTGCAGCTGCGGCAGCGGCATGAAGTACAAGAAGTGTTGCGGCAAGTAA
- a CDS encoding O-acetylhomoserine aminocarboxypropyltransferase/cysteine synthase family protein: MKKNWRIETQAIQEGFTPKDGDPRILPIYQSTTFKFSSAEHVAKLFDLEVGGHFYTRLSNPTAEGFEMKIAAMEGGIAAMATSSGQAASTLAVMNICRAGQHVVAASTLYGGTYSLFANTFPKMGIEVTFVDPEADDATIVAAFRPETRCLFGETIGNPGLNILDFDKFSRIAKKMQVPLIIDNTFPTPYLCRPLEHGADIVIHSATKYIDGHATSVGGVIVDSGNFDWGNGKYPEMTEPDESYHGLQYLKTFGKLAYIVKARVQLMRDIGPCPAPMNAFLFNLGLETLPLRMQRHSENALAMAKFLEKHEAVSWVSYPGLESHKSYARAQKYLPKGASGVLTFGIKGGAEAGKKFMESCQLVALVVHVGDARSCVLHPASTTHRQLSEEQQIASGVSPDLIRLSVGIEHIDDLIEDVNQALLASQK, translated from the coding sequence ATGAAGAAGAATTGGCGCATCGAAACCCAGGCGATCCAGGAGGGCTTCACCCCCAAGGACGGAGACCCGCGCATCCTGCCCATCTATCAAAGCACGACCTTCAAGTTTTCCAGCGCGGAGCACGTGGCCAAGCTGTTCGACCTCGAGGTCGGGGGGCATTTCTACACCCGGCTTTCCAACCCGACGGCGGAAGGATTCGAAATGAAGATCGCCGCCATGGAGGGGGGAATCGCGGCCATGGCGACCTCCAGCGGCCAGGCGGCCTCCACCCTCGCCGTCATGAACATCTGCCGAGCGGGACAGCACGTGGTCGCCGCCAGCACCCTGTACGGCGGCACCTACTCGCTGTTCGCCAACACCTTCCCTAAAATGGGGATCGAAGTGACGTTCGTGGACCCCGAGGCGGACGATGCGACCATCGTCGCGGCCTTCCGTCCCGAGACCCGCTGCCTCTTCGGCGAGACCATCGGCAACCCCGGGCTCAACATCCTCGATTTCGACAAGTTCTCCCGCATCGCGAAGAAGATGCAGGTGCCCCTCATCATAGACAACACCTTCCCGACCCCGTACCTGTGCCGCCCGCTCGAGCACGGCGCCGACATCGTGATCCACTCGGCGACGAAGTACATCGACGGGCACGCGACCAGCGTGGGGGGCGTCATCGTCGACAGCGGCAACTTCGACTGGGGCAACGGGAAGTACCCGGAGATGACCGAGCCTGATGAAAGCTACCACGGGCTGCAGTACCTGAAGACCTTCGGGAAGCTCGCCTACATCGTCAAGGCGCGCGTGCAGCTCATGCGCGACATCGGCCCCTGCCCGGCGCCCATGAACGCCTTCCTGTTCAACCTGGGGCTGGAGACGCTGCCGCTTCGGATGCAGCGCCACTCGGAGAACGCCCTCGCCATGGCGAAGTTCCTCGAGAAGCACGAGGCGGTCTCCTGGGTGAGCTACCCGGGGCTTGAGAGCCACAAGAGCTACGCGCGGGCGCAGAAGTACCTCCCCAAGGGGGCGAGCGGCGTGCTCACCTTCGGCATCAAGGGGGGCGCCGAGGCGGGCAAGAAGTTCATGGAGAGCTGCCAGCTGGTAGCGCTCGTCGTGCACGTGGGCGACGCCAGGAGCTGCGTGCTGCACCCGGCCAGCACCACGCACCGCCAGCTTTCCGAGGAGCAGCAGATCGCTTCCGGCGTGTCGCCGGACCTGATCCGGCTCTCGGTGGGGATCGAACATATCGACGACCTGATCGAGGACGTGAACCAGGCGCTTTTGGCCAGCCAGAAGTAG
- a CDS encoding Dabb family protein has protein sequence MIVHIVLFKLKEATAENVEAARQRLLSMDGKVELLRHLEVGVDLIRSERSADIALYTKFDSLEDLQAYQVHPYHANEVAAYMRSVCASVVAADYEV, from the coding sequence ATGATCGTGCATATAGTGCTTTTCAAGCTCAAAGAGGCCACCGCAGAGAACGTCGAGGCCGCGCGCCAGCGTCTTCTGAGCATGGACGGCAAGGTCGAGTTGCTGCGCCATCTCGAGGTCGGGGTTGACCTGATCCGTTCCGAGCGCTCCGCGGACATCGCGCTGTACACCAAGTTCGACTCCCTGGAGGACCTGCAGGCCTACCAGGTGCACCCGTACCACGCCAACGAAGTGGCCGCCTACATGAGGAGCGTATGCGCTTCGGTGGTCGCCGCGGATTACGAAGTCTGA
- a CDS encoding methionine adenosyltransferase: MLVVEEFNGNQVTKQRVEMVERKGTGHPDQICDCIMDSISVALSQAYLSEFGTILHHNIDKGLLAAGRVERRFGGGEVLEPMELTIGDRATFNLAGKEIPVHDIVVGAAKKWISGNLRHVDPERHVSYRLKLAPGSQELTGIFSRPGAVRGANDTSAAVGYYPLSPTERAVLTLERELNSERFKTLFPETGEDVKVMGLRNGAQLDLTVAMPLLAERIRSEREYFERKHAIETEMRHFLERGCRGFERARVHYNTLDEAGCGLSGVYLSLLGTSAEDADSGQVGRGNRVNGLIPIARAIGTEAAAGKNPVSHVGKIYNVLSHRMAREICKSVAGVQGAYVMLLSRIGDPVDRPQMAYAQLVMDPGRSVAEVEAEVREVMQRQFSAIAGFCLDLARGAYQVC, from the coding sequence ATGCTGGTAGTGGAAGAGTTTAACGGCAACCAGGTAACGAAACAGCGGGTCGAGATGGTGGAGCGCAAGGGGACCGGCCACCCGGACCAGATCTGCGACTGCATCATGGACTCCATCTCCGTCGCTCTCTCCCAGGCCTACCTCTCCGAGTTCGGCACCATCCTCCATCACAACATCGACAAGGGACTCCTTGCCGCCGGCCGCGTCGAGAGGCGCTTCGGCGGCGGCGAGGTGCTCGAGCCGATGGAGCTCACCATAGGCGACCGGGCCACCTTCAACCTCGCGGGTAAGGAGATCCCGGTGCACGACATCGTGGTCGGCGCGGCCAAAAAGTGGATCTCCGGCAACCTGCGCCACGTGGACCCGGAGCGCCACGTGAGCTACCGCCTCAAGCTCGCACCCGGATCGCAGGAACTTACCGGTATCTTCTCCCGTCCCGGTGCGGTCAGGGGGGCCAACGATACCTCCGCCGCCGTCGGCTATTACCCCCTGAGCCCGACCGAGCGGGCGGTGCTCACCCTGGAACGGGAGCTGAACAGCGAACGCTTCAAGACCCTCTTCCCGGAGACCGGCGAGGACGTGAAGGTCATGGGGCTGAGAAACGGCGCTCAGCTGGACCTCACCGTGGCCATGCCCCTTCTCGCGGAACGGATCCGCTCCGAGCGGGAGTACTTCGAGAGAAAGCACGCCATCGAGACCGAGATGCGGCACTTCCTGGAAAGGGGCTGCCGCGGCTTCGAGCGCGCCCGGGTGCACTACAACACGCTGGACGAGGCGGGGTGCGGCCTGTCCGGGGTGTACCTCTCGCTCCTTGGCACCTCCGCCGAGGACGCCGATTCCGGCCAGGTCGGGCGGGGCAACCGGGTCAACGGCCTCATCCCCATCGCCCGCGCCATCGGTACCGAGGCCGCCGCCGGAAAGAACCCCGTAAGCCATGTCGGAAAGATCTACAACGTGCTGTCGCACCGGATGGCGCGGGAGATCTGCAAATCGGTGGCGGGCGTGCAGGGGGCGTACGTCATGCTCCTGAGCCGCATCGGCGACCCGGTGGACCGGCCACAGATGGCCTACGCCCAGCTCGTCATGGACCCCGGGCGCAGCGTCGCCGAGGTGGAGGCAGAGGTGCGGGAGGTCATGCAACGGCAATTCTCCGCAATTGCCGGGTTCTGCCTCGATCTCGCCCGGGGCGCCTACCAGGTTTGTTGA
- a CDS encoding DUF4350 domain-containing protein: MSIIVLAFLMMTAPAMAAGKVLFDNGHGERFQVKEQGPLQLSGLAGLFQEAGLEVDTVDQPLSDATLAGARALIISGAFAPLHPNEIEAVARFIANGGHVAVMLHIAPPVAPLLNRLQVSHTMGVVQERENVIDGDLLRFRVTRLKEHPLFRDLKDFSVNGAWGLINQTDSAAVIAATGFQAWIDVDQDQKQAKEETASFGIVVAGTIGKGSFLVFGDDAIFQNKFLEGNNRILAANLAAWLK; this comes from the coding sequence ATGAGTATAATTGTACTGGCGTTCCTAATGATGACCGCTCCCGCCATGGCCGCGGGCAAGGTCCTCTTCGACAACGGGCACGGCGAGCGCTTTCAGGTGAAGGAGCAGGGGCCGCTGCAACTCTCCGGGCTGGCGGGGCTTTTCCAGGAGGCGGGGCTCGAGGTGGACACCGTGGACCAGCCGCTCTCGGACGCCACCCTGGCCGGGGCACGCGCCCTGATCATCAGCGGCGCCTTCGCCCCGCTGCACCCCAACGAAATCGAGGCCGTGGCGCGGTTCATCGCCAACGGCGGCCACGTGGCGGTGATGCTCCACATAGCCCCCCCGGTGGCGCCACTTCTGAACCGGCTGCAGGTCAGCCACACCATGGGAGTGGTCCAGGAGCGCGAGAACGTGATCGACGGCGACCTGCTCAGGTTCCGGGTCACCAGGCTGAAGGAGCACCCGCTGTTCCGGGATCTCAAGGATTTCAGCGTCAACGGCGCGTGGGGACTGATCAACCAGACCGACAGCGCCGCGGTCATCGCGGCCACCGGCTTCCAGGCGTGGATCGACGTGGACCAGGACCAGAAGCAGGCCAAGGAGGAAACCGCCTCCTTCGGCATCGTCGTGGCCGGCACCATCGGGAAAGGGTCCTTCCTCGTCTTCGGCGACGACGCCATTTTCCAGAACAAGTTCCTGGAAGGAAACAACAGGATTCTCGCGGCGAACCTCGCCGCCTGGCTCAAATAG
- a CDS encoding sigma-54-dependent transcriptional regulator, with translation MTETILIVDDEEGIRSSLAGILEDEGYRTVCAADGAEALALVQKELPGLVLLDIWMPRMDGIETLKRLKEQHPALNVIMMSGHGTIETAVKSTKLGAYDFIEKPLSLEKVVVTVENALSMNRLKEENAALRGQVQQGHEMIGNSAAMQQLAEQIRLVAPTNASVLITGENGTGKELVARSVHYHSQRRDKPFIEINCAAIPEELIESELFGHERGAFTGAVAQKKGKFDLADGGTLFLDEIGDMSLKTQAKVLRILQEKKFERVGGTRTLEVDVRIVAATNKLLEEEIKNGTFREDLYYRLNVVPFKVPPLRERREDIPLLAGYFLDAFCDQEGREHKRIVPEAMDSLKRYDWPGNVRELKNIVERLVIMTPGGTITMNHLPEDFVSAGGREGGGGKLDSVLELSSLREAREEFEREFIMQKLEENDWNVSKTAEAIELERSNLHRKIKSYGIDMKK, from the coding sequence ATGACCGAGACCATTCTGATAGTCGATGACGAGGAGGGTATCCGCTCCTCCCTGGCCGGCATCCTCGAGGACGAGGGGTACCGCACCGTCTGCGCCGCCGACGGCGCCGAGGCGCTCGCGCTGGTCCAAAAGGAGCTCCCCGGGCTCGTGCTCCTGGACATCTGGATGCCCAGGATGGACGGCATCGAGACGCTCAAGCGCCTGAAGGAGCAACACCCGGCCTTGAACGTCATCATGATGAGCGGCCACGGCACCATCGAGACCGCGGTGAAATCGACCAAGCTTGGGGCCTACGACTTCATCGAGAAACCGCTCTCCCTGGAGAAGGTGGTGGTCACCGTCGAGAACGCGCTCTCCATGAACCGGCTGAAGGAGGAGAACGCGGCCCTGCGGGGGCAGGTGCAGCAGGGGCACGAGATGATCGGCAACTCGGCCGCCATGCAGCAGCTGGCCGAGCAGATCCGGCTGGTCGCCCCCACCAACGCCTCGGTCCTCATCACCGGCGAGAACGGCACCGGCAAGGAGCTGGTGGCCCGCTCGGTCCACTACCACAGCCAGCGCCGGGACAAGCCCTTCATCGAGATCAACTGCGCCGCGATCCCCGAGGAGCTGATCGAGAGCGAGCTCTTCGGCCACGAGCGGGGCGCCTTCACCGGCGCCGTGGCCCAGAAGAAGGGGAAGTTCGACCTGGCCGACGGCGGCACCCTGTTCCTCGACGAGATCGGGGACATGTCGCTCAAGACCCAGGCCAAGGTGCTGCGCATCCTGCAGGAGAAGAAGTTCGAGCGGGTGGGGGGGACGAGGACGCTCGAGGTGGACGTCCGCATCGTCGCCGCCACCAACAAGCTCCTCGAGGAGGAGATCAAGAACGGCACCTTCCGCGAGGACCTCTACTACCGCCTCAACGTGGTCCCCTTCAAGGTGCCGCCGCTTCGCGAGCGCCGCGAGGACATCCCGCTTCTGGCCGGCTACTTCCTGGACGCCTTCTGCGACCAGGAGGGGCGCGAGCACAAACGCATCGTCCCCGAGGCGATGGATTCGCTCAAGCGCTACGACTGGCCCGGCAACGTGCGCGAGTTGAAGAACATCGTGGAGCGGCTGGTGATCATGACCCCCGGCGGCACCATCACCATGAACCACCTCCCGGAGGACTTCGTCTCGGCCGGCGGCCGGGAGGGTGGCGGCGGGAAGCTGGACAGCGTGCTGGAGCTCTCGAGCCTCAGGGAGGCGCGCGAGGAGTTCGAGCGCGAGTTCATCATGCAGAAGCTCGAGGAGAACGACTGGAACGTCTCGAAGACCGCGGAGGCGATCGAACTGGAGCGGAGCAACCTGCACCGCAAGATCAAGAGCTACGGCATCGACATGAAGAAGTAG
- a CDS encoding FxsA family protein: MFFRLFLILLIVPVIEIYLIIKVGQVIGGVATVSILLLMSLSGAWLIRHQGGRVLTQIRGELSQGRLPAAQLLDGALIFVGGVLLTTPGFFTDFLGIFFLVPATRRFIKLWLGLWLQNKISRGGFMVRRHF, translated from the coding sequence ATGTTCTTCAGACTGTTCCTCATCTTACTGATCGTGCCGGTCATCGAGATCTACCTGATCATCAAGGTCGGGCAGGTGATCGGCGGGGTGGCCACGGTATCCATCCTGCTGCTGATGAGCCTTTCGGGCGCCTGGCTGATCCGCCATCAGGGGGGGAGGGTGCTTACCCAGATCCGCGGCGAACTCTCCCAGGGGAGGCTCCCCGCCGCGCAGCTTCTGGACGGCGCCCTCATCTTCGTGGGGGGCGTCCTCCTCACCACCCCCGGCTTCTTCACCGATTTCCTCGGCATCTTCTTCCTGGTTCCGGCCACCAGGCGCTTTATCAAGCTCTGGCTCGGCCTGTGGCTGCAGAACAAAATCTCCCGCGGCGGCTTCATGGTGCGCCGCCACTTCTAA
- a CDS encoding desulfoferrodoxin — MAQALEIYKCEMCGNIVEVFHAGGGQLVCCGEEMKLQKENTVDASKEKHVPVVERGEGTITVKVGSIPHPMESAHYIEWIEVIADGKVYRAQLQPGQAPEATFPVSAADVKVREYCNLHGQWSA; from the coding sequence ATGGCTCAGGCTCTGGAAATCTACAAGTGCGAGATGTGCGGCAATATAGTCGAGGTGTTCCACGCAGGCGGTGGCCAACTGGTCTGCTGCGGCGAGGAGATGAAACTGCAGAAGGAAAACACGGTGGACGCGTCCAAGGAGAAGCACGTACCGGTCGTCGAGCGCGGCGAGGGGACCATCACCGTCAAGGTGGGGAGCATCCCGCACCCGATGGAGAGCGCCCACTACATCGAGTGGATCGAAGTGATCGCCGACGGCAAGGTCTACCGCGCGCAGCTCCAGCCGGGCCAGGCACCGGAAGCGACCTTCCCGGTCAGCGCAGCCGACGTCAAGGTCCGCGAGTACTGCAACCTGCACGGCCAGTGGTCCGCCTAG